From Candidatus Neomarinimicrobiota bacterium, the proteins below share one genomic window:
- the rpsE gene encoding 30S ribosomal protein S5, whose protein sequence is MHLKKSINPAELELRDEKVVKINRVAKVITGGRRFRFNAIVVVGDGNGHVGVGLGKANQVIDAINKGREDAKKNIIRVPVLKGTIPYEVIGRYGAARVVLKPASPGTGIIAGGPVRAIMEQVGVHDILAKSIGSANSHNVIKATMNALAELEDPYMVAKRRGITVQEVFN, encoded by the coding sequence TTGCATTTGAAAAAGTCAATCAATCCTGCTGAGTTGGAATTACGGGACGAGAAGGTCGTCAAGATAAATCGCGTTGCCAAGGTGATTACCGGTGGCCGCCGCTTCCGTTTCAACGCCATTGTGGTTGTCGGCGACGGCAACGGACATGTGGGTGTGGGACTTGGAAAGGCAAACCAGGTGATCGATGCCATCAATAAAGGCCGGGAAGATGCCAAAAAGAATATTATCCGGGTTCCCGTACTTAAAGGAACCATCCCCTATGAGGTGATCGGTCGCTATGGTGCCGCCCGTGTCGTGTTGAAACCGGCTTCTCCCGGTACTGGAATTATTGCCGGAGGACCGGTCCGTGCAATCATGGAACAGGTAGGTGTCCATGATATTCTGGCCAAATCCATCGGTAGCGCCAACTCTCATAATGTCATCAAAGCAACCATGAATGCCCTTGCAGAACTGGAAGATCCCTATATGGTGGCCAAACGGCGGGGTATTACGGTACAGGAGGTATTTAACTGA
- the rplR gene encoding 50S ribosomal protein L18: MKKNVNRNEIRYRKKARIRKKVSGTPERPRLVVFRSNRHISAQIIDDINNQVLAHANSCSKENKEKLASKSKTEMSVEVGKQIAELAKKQKIETVVFDRNGYIYHGRVKALAEASREAGLKF; this comes from the coding sequence ATGAAAAAAAATGTAAATCGAAATGAAATCCGATACCGGAAAAAGGCACGAATCCGTAAAAAGGTTTCCGGTACACCCGAGCGGCCCAGACTGGTTGTCTTCAGAAGCAACCGGCATATCTCCGCTCAGATTATTGATGATATCAACAATCAGGTTTTGGCCCATGCGAATTCCTGTTCCAAAGAGAATAAAGAGAAACTCGCATCCAAATCCAAAACAGAAATGAGTGTGGAAGTGGGCAAACAGATTGCCGAACTTGCCAAAAAACAAAAAATCGAAACGGTGGTTTTTGACCGGAACGGATATATTTATCACGGTCGGGTCAAAGCGTTGGCTGAAGCCAGTCGTGAAGCCGGATTGAAATTCTAA
- the rplF gene encoding 50S ribosomal protein L6, with translation MSRIGKNPIPVPENVKASVASGILSVKGPKGELTLNYHPEMTVALKDNTIVVTRPSDSRTHKSLHGLTRSLIQNMVTGVVEGYSRQLEIQGVGYSVELRGKNLLLTLGYSHQILIEPPDGISFEVGRGNIITVSGIDKQKVGAVSAQIRSFRPPEPYKGKGIRYVGETVHRKAGKTIKK, from the coding sequence ATGTCACGAATCGGTAAAAACCCAATTCCGGTACCTGAAAATGTCAAAGCGAGTGTCGCCAGTGGGATCCTCTCTGTCAAAGGTCCCAAAGGTGAACTGACGTTAAATTATCATCCCGAAATGACGGTAGCACTGAAGGATAATACAATAGTAGTAACCCGCCCGTCTGATTCCAGGACCCATAAGTCCCTTCATGGACTGACCCGGTCCCTGATTCAGAATATGGTTACGGGTGTTGTTGAAGGATATTCAAGACAGCTCGAAATCCAGGGTGTAGGCTATTCCGTTGAACTGCGGGGAAAAAACTTACTCTTAACACTGGGATATTCCCATCAGATTCTGATCGAACCTCCGGACGGGATCTCATTCGAGGTCGGCCGTGGTAATATTATCACGGTATCCGGCATCGACAAACAAAAAGTAGGGGCTGTTTCGGCCCAGATTCGCTCCTTCCGTCCCCCGGAACCCTATAAAGGCAAGGGGATACGCTATGTGGGCGAAACGGTCCACCGGAAGGCCGGAAAGACGATCAAGAAGTAA
- the rpsH gene encoding 30S ribosomal protein S8, which yields MTDPIADFLTRIRNATTAQHRWVEIPASKLKARIALILKTKGYIKDFILVEDGKQGMLRLYLKYLSDGRPVLYGLERVSKPGRRIYVKALEIPRVRNGLGIGILSTSQGVLTDKEAREKGIGGEYLCKIW from the coding sequence ATGACTGATCCAATTGCAGATTTCTTAACACGTATTCGCAATGCAACCACAGCTCAGCATCGGTGGGTTGAAATTCCCGCAAGTAAGTTGAAAGCGCGGATTGCATTGATCTTGAAGACAAAAGGTTACATTAAAGATTTCATCCTTGTAGAGGATGGAAAACAGGGGATGCTTCGGCTTTATCTGAAATATCTGAGCGACGGCCGACCCGTCTTGTACGGACTCGAACGGGTCAGTAAGCCAGGACGGCGAATTTATGTTAAAGCCCTGGAAATTCCCCGGGTCCGAAACGGACTTGGAATTGGAATTCTCTCAACCTCTCAGGGGGTACTGACCGACAAAGAAGCCCGGGAAAAGGGTATCGGCGGTGAGTATCTTTGTAAAATCTGGTAA
- the rplE gene encoding 50S ribosomal protein L5, whose translation MNKIPRLQEMYQKEVVPYLTKTFGYDNSMEVPRLDKISVTVGLGNAKEEPAQVENCVKDLEMITGQHAVVTRAKKAISNFKIREGDPVGVRVTLRRTKMYEFLDRLINVTIPRVRDFNGLSDKAFDGFGNYTFGLKEQVIFPEIDYDKVDRVRGMNITITTTAKNDQECYELLKAFGFPFKRRTTQTEG comes from the coding sequence ATGAATAAGATTCCGAGATTACAGGAAATGTACCAAAAAGAGGTAGTCCCTTATCTGACAAAGACTTTCGGTTATGATAATTCCATGGAAGTCCCAAGACTTGATAAAATCAGCGTCACTGTTGGATTGGGGAATGCAAAGGAAGAACCGGCTCAGGTTGAAAATTGCGTCAAAGATCTTGAAATGATTACCGGTCAGCATGCTGTGGTCACACGTGCCAAGAAAGCGATCAGTAATTTCAAGATCCGTGAAGGTGATCCCGTGGGTGTACGGGTAACCCTGAGGCGGACAAAAATGTATGAGTTTCTGGATCGGCTGATCAATGTAACCATTCCCCGGGTCCGGGATTTTAACGGATTGTCGGACAAAGCCTTTGACGGGTTTGGAAATTATACATTTGGCCTGAAAGAACAGGTTATTTTTCCTGAAATTGATTATGACAAAGTGGACCGCGTGCGGGGTATGAATATTACCATAACAACCACGGCCAAAAATGACCAGGAATGTTATGAACTTTTAAAAGCATTCGGTTTCCCGTTTAAACGCCGTACCACGCAAACAGAAGGATAA
- the rplX gene encoding 50S ribosomal protein L24, protein MHVKKNDTVKVITGKDRGKTGKILKVFPVRNRVIVEGVNLVKRHTRPNQQNPQGGIVEKEAPIHASNVMLIQDNQTTRTGKRILADGSRVRYGKKTGEQVDEGK, encoded by the coding sequence GTGCACGTAAAGAAAAATGACACAGTTAAAGTCATTACGGGGAAAGACCGGGGGAAAACCGGGAAGATCCTCAAAGTGTTCCCGGTACGAAACCGGGTTATCGTTGAGGGTGTAAACCTGGTGAAACGCCACACCCGGCCTAATCAGCAAAATCCACAAGGCGGCATCGTTGAAAAAGAAGCCCCGATTCATGCATCCAATGTGATGTTGATTCAGGACAACCAGACGACCCGTACCGGAAAACGGATACTTGCTGACGGATCCCGTGTCCGTTATGGAAAGAAAACGGGCGAACAAGTGGATGAAGGGAAATAA
- the rplN gene encoding 50S ribosomal protein L14 encodes MIQVESKLRVADNSGAKVVQCIKVLGGTRRRYATVGDVIVVAVKQAIPGGTAKKGDVAQAVIVRTKKEVGRPDGSYIRFDENAAVLINPQGEPIGTRIFGPVARELRERQYMKIVSMAPEVL; translated from the coding sequence ATGATACAAGTTGAATCCAAATTGCGGGTTGCCGATAATTCCGGGGCGAAAGTCGTCCAGTGCATTAAAGTCCTGGGCGGAACACGCCGCCGGTATGCAACAGTGGGTGATGTCATTGTTGTTGCTGTCAAGCAGGCGATTCCCGGCGGAACAGCCAAAAAGGGTGATGTAGCCCAGGCGGTCATCGTCCGCACGAAAAAGGAAGTGGGACGCCCGGACGGCTCCTATATCCGTTTCGATGAAAATGCAGCGGTATTGATCAACCCCCAGGGTGAACCCATCGGGACCCGAATTTTCGGACCCGTAGCCCGTGAACTGCGTGAAAGACAGTATATGAAAATTGTCTCAATGGCACCTGAAGTATTGTAA
- the rpsQ gene encoding 30S ribosomal protein S17 has translation MSTKNQKVRIGKVVSDKMDKSVTVLISRKIKHPVYGKYITRSVKFMAHDEKNECRIGDTVRIVETRPLSKRKRWRLVEIIDREPEV, from the coding sequence ATGAGCACTAAAAATCAAAAAGTCCGAATTGGCAAAGTGGTCAGCGATAAGATGGATAAATCCGTGACTGTCCTGATCAGCCGAAAAATCAAACATCCGGTTTACGGAAAGTATATCACACGCAGTGTGAAGTTCATGGCCCATGATGAAAAGAACGAGTGCCGGATCGGTGATACGGTCCGTATCGTTGAAACACGCCCCTTAAGCAAACGCAAAAGATGGCGCCTTGTTGAAATCATAGACCGTGAACCCGAAGTTTAA
- the rpmC gene encoding 50S ribosomal protein L29 gives MLSKTELKELTQEEAVIKLRDNEEALMNLRFQLTLQQLDNPLQIKKVKKEIAQLKTILREYELGKR, from the coding sequence ATGTTGTCTAAAACGGAACTTAAAGAACTCACGCAGGAAGAAGCCGTGATCAAATTGCGGGATAATGAGGAAGCACTGATGAATTTGCGGTTTCAGCTTACCCTGCAACAACTTGATAATCCTCTGCAGATTAAAAAGGTAAAAAAAGAAATTGCCCAACTGAAGACCATATTGCGTGAATATGAACTGGGTAAGCGCTAA
- the rplP gene encoding 50S ribosomal protein L16 — MLMPRKVKYRRQHRGRRTGFAFRGSEVNYGDYGLKALEASWITSRQIESARVAISRVVRKHGKMWIRIFPHKPVSKKPLETRMGKGKGGPEFWVAVVKPGRIMFEVEGVTEEMAKQAFRLASNKLPIKTKMVSRREIGG, encoded by the coding sequence CCGGCAACACAGAGGACGCAGGACTGGATTCGCGTTTCGGGGTTCTGAAGTGAATTACGGAGATTATGGTCTGAAAGCCCTTGAAGCATCCTGGATTACCAGCCGACAGATTGAGTCCGCCCGTGTTGCCATTTCCCGTGTTGTTCGTAAACACGGAAAAATGTGGATTCGGATTTTCCCCCACAAGCCCGTGAGCAAAAAGCCACTGGAGACCCGTATGGGGAAGGGGAAAGGCGGACCCGAATTCTGGGTAGCCGTTGTGAAGCCCGGTCGAATCATGTTTGAAGTGGAAGGTGTGACGGAAGAGATGGCAAAACAGGCTTTTCGCCTGGCTTCCAATAAACTTCCCATCAAGACGAAAATGGTTTCACGCCGGGAAATAGGAGGATAA